CAAGCTGAACAGCACGCCAAACGTCAAACCAACCGCTTGAATCACGATGCCCGGATAACGCTGCTCCAGAAAAGCGGAGATTCCACCAAGGGCAAAACCTTCCAAAACGGAATAGATCGGACCGCAAACCGGACTGAACTTGGGAACAAACGCCGTAATCATGGCAACGACAAACGCTCCGATAACGCCGCCCATCATCCAGGGCATCATCGCCTCATGGCCCTGATTGTAAAACAGATTCCAGGTCCAACCGGCACCAATCACCAACAGGGCCAACAGCACGATGGTCTTATTGACCGCCCCCTGAATGGTCATGACCTGATCCGTCGTTGCTGCGGCAAAGGCACGCTCTTTGAGAATGGGATTACTGGTACGCATCTGTGCTCTCTCCTTGACAGGGTTTATTCTCCCCTGGCCCCTTGACGGCGGGGAACATTTGTAGAAAAATTAAAAAACCTTCCCGTTTGTAACAAGTTTCCAATCTTTTGTCGATAGCGGGAT
The nucleotide sequence above comes from Desulfuromonas acetoxidans DSM 684. Encoded proteins:
- a CDS encoding Bax inhibitor-1/YccA family membrane protein; its protein translation is MRTSNPILKERAFAAATTDQVMTIQGAVNKTIVLLALLVIGAGWTWNLFYNQGHEAMMPWMMGGVIGAFVVAMITAFVPKFSPVCGPIYSVLEGFALGGISAFLEQRYPGIVIQAVGLTFGVLFSLLAVYKLRLVRVTQNFRSGVLAATGGIALVYLVGLVGRFFGWQIPYIHDSGPIGIGFSVVVVVIAALNLVLDFDFIEKGDGRAAKYMEWYAAFGLIVTLAWLYLEILRLLSKLRSR